A window of the Falco rusticolus isolate bFalRus1 chromosome 1, bFalRus1.pri, whole genome shotgun sequence genome harbors these coding sequences:
- the RAB11FIP5 gene encoding rab11 family-interacting protein 5 isoform X1, translated as MALLRAAALPAEQSPAWQPTHVQVTVVRARGLRCKGGGKPGTSDAYTIIQLGREKYSTSVAEKSTGNPEWREECAFELPPELGAPAGLARGGLVLTVMHRALVGMDRFLGQALVPLEPALQQGRAPEERWHKLHSKAGKKEKERGEILVSIQFTRNNLTASMFDLSMKDKPRSPFGKLKDKVKGKKKYDLESASAIIPSSMGALDMEDDYDIAGKKSRVKGFFFKNKLRKSSLTQSNSSLGSDSTISSASLGLAANVPEVTKSPSRHSSLSTERSVKDYLPSPKLTHKRAFSDDVSQVSPVLEPKAIQSLKPKNDPVSRSSLCINGNHVYSDEPVPKSPMSVPQSSAPLSVPSIPKRQEEGFGFTPLHSDSHEVPWGVSNFERTPQRDEPRFIPSPPSLALQEELKVSTKAVTLSNHLGRAKMEESSRLENKPTQAAMPIVFSTETTKDKQPEEMRKEDKKAKGGLFHHGGNKSDAGSKGQGEKVGPSHGSSVHVMAGGDERNKSGGWFGSKEPKESPQKPSFPSEPHASTEVAGSFYSSEDCSPSASLRHKDPERESPAKSVCVPVPETTPLSQGDLPSPDKKPVVPPPLSEWDDTFDAFATSRLKPELKKENFFASVAAEGMAFIDDPGAASPTERLAEPTHEKGTKVFEKADPQISREMPSTLRSWTNFSSLDVGANLVSTTQEATVIEDVLSPVSAGSMGGRRKSSTPTVWTAAFASGSPGDKEASASLIAENSAREEGDSNEEEHSSAGTNGWMTIATETAPDLSESTQSVAEQEPVGQDSAFGPRPAFLGEGTFEAKSGPCAAACVLPRSTFTSETLPGSNVVAVPPRVLADVAPRQFPLVPKPGMEPQGAGSEEETFDIRTSIYRLQATMRLEASENRVKLSSDICERHVVLSQWTDTREREEMAAGSAMPPPKPPRWFAAAGGRGDDDDDEDACDPQLRQQGSEERREDTEGPKADTEVPRSHLSSEPSVPVSPNPPALGVDIAETRSEFPVSKDAESAATDSAANLEVAADKVAKGDTSLGEDQSEMNEMDVAEQFETCPSKFFLDGLGQSGAKESWSQPGLSPLMGATDSADWDMASKQELFPEELRMSGLNQPSKLDLGQSEIFWTALEEQEAAGHPVGVGSAVRPQRLAHGESPPQLEPAWDDGERRHEPVAGPTRQAGGQPEPFASMAVVSPPQEAEQGRPPASEPEGPLHQFSADSRIDFKKADFWKPDRVEERHKQDASASRNPFAPALSPNTPSNPFVEKAPDPLPVEAVLPKKLDQGGFSFTNLHEEALGQGFQSTNLPGDPLSKPPFLHVNQPLAFSTPFLVAATNPKQFDFPSPVACPASSGVPAATSRAAAQPCPLPQSGDTQASALVVLPRETQPAEKPFFQQTTSPHPVKPITAAVQEVSSEKKQQHRSSLTTALSNGLEKLKTVTTSSVQPVALSSQPEKTDSKKLKDPTILDQSAKYYHLTHDELIQLLLQREKELSKKEEHIHELENYIDQLLVRIMEQSPTLLQIPLGESKTK; from the exons GTGGCACAAGCTACACTCCAAGGctgggaagaaggagaaggagcgTGGTGAGATCCTGGTGAGCATCCAGTTTACGCGCAACAACCTCACAGCCAGCATGTTCGACCTGTCCATGAAGGACAAGCCGCGGTCACCCTTTGGCAAGCTGAAGGACAAGGTAAAAGGCAAGAAGAAATATGACTTGGAGTCAGCCTCTGCCATCATCCCCAGCAGCATGGGTGCCCTGGACATGGAGGATGACTACGACATTGCGGGCAAGAAGTCCAGAGTCAAGGGCTTCTTCTTCAAGAACAAGCTGCGCAAGTCATCCCTAACGCAATCCAACTCCTCCCTGGGATCTGACAGCACCATCTCTTCTGCCAGCCTGGGCTTGGCTGCAAATGTTCCTGAGGTAACCAAATCCCCGAGCAGACACAGCAGTCTGTCCACAGAGCGCTCTG TGAAAGACTACTTGCCCTCTCCAAAACTGACCCACAAGAGAGCATTCAGTGATGATGTCTCCCAAGTCAGCCCAGTCCTGGAGCCCAAAGCAATCCAAAGCCTGAAGCCAAAGAATGATCCTGTGTCCCGGTCTTCCCTCTGTATCAATGGGAACCACGTTTACAGTGACGAGCCTGTACCAAAGAGCCCCATGTCTGTCCCGCAGAGCTCTGCACCACTGTCCGTGCCCAGCATCCCCAAACGGCAGGAAGAGGGTTTTGGCTTCACTCCCCTCCATTCTGACTCCCACGAGGTGCCTTGGGGGGTCAGCAACTTTGAGAGGACACCGCAGAGAGACGAGCCCAGGTTTATCCCGTCTCCTCCCAGCTTAGCCTTGCAAGAAGAGCTCAAGGTCTCCACAAAAGCCGTCACTCTCAGTAACCATCTGGGCAGAGCCAAGATGGAAGAAAGCAGTCGCTTAGAGAACAAGCCAACTCAAGCTGCAATGCCCATAGTCTTCTCCACGGAGACAACAAAGGACAAACAACCCGAGGAAATGAGGAAGGAAGACAAGAAAGCAAAGGGCGGCCTCTTCCACCATGGGGGCAACAAGAGCGATGCAGGGAGCAAAGGCCAGGGGGAGAAAGTGGGACCCTCCCATGGCTCATCTGTCCACGTGATGGCAGGAGGAGATGAGAGGAATAAGAGCGGTGGCTGGTTTGGTTCAAAGGAGCCCAAAGAGTCCCCTCAGAAACCCAG TTTCCCGTCTGAGCCGCATGCTTCAACAGAGGTCGCTGGGAGCTTTTATTCTTCTGAGGATTGCAGTCCCTCTGCCTCCCTAAGACATAAAGATCCAGAGAGGGAGTCTCCAGCCAAAAGCGTTTGTGTCCCTGTTCCAGAAACTACTCCCCTATCACAAGGAGACCTTCCTTCTCCAGACAAGAAACCTGTGGTCCCTCCTCCACTCTCAGAGTGGGACGATACCTTCGATGCCTTTGCGACCAGCAGGCTTAAGCCAGAattgaagaaggaaaacttcTTTGCTTCGGTGGCAGCAGAGGGCATGGCTTTCATCGACGATCCTggtgcagccagccccacagaaAGATTAGCCGAGCCAACTCATGAGAAGGGGACAAAGGTATTTGAAAAGGCTGATCCACAAATCAGCAGAGAAATGCCTTCAACTCTACGGTCTTGGACAAATTTCTCCAGTTTAGATGTGGGGGCAAACTTGGTGAGCACAACCCAGGAAGCGACTGTGATAGAGGATGTGCTGAGCCCTGTGTCTGCAGGGTCaatgggagggaggaggaaaagcagcacgCCTACAGTTTGGACAGCTGCATTTGCATCGGGAAGCCCAGGGGACAAAGAGGCTTCAGCATCACTGATTGCTGAAAATAGTGCTAGGGAGGAAGGGGACAGTAATGAGGAGGAACACTCTAGTGCAGGAACAAATGGATGGATGACCATAGCCACTGAAACTGCTCCTGACCTGTCAGAGAGCACCCAAAGTGTGGCTGAGCAGGAGCCTGTGGGTCAGGATAGCGCATTTGGCCCACGACCAGCCTTCCTCGGTGAAGGCACCTTTGAAGCGAAAAGTGGACCTTGTGCTGCCGCTTGTGTGTTGCCCAGAAGCACCTTCACCTCCGAAACCCTGCCAGGCAGCAACGTGGTGGCTGTGCCCCCACGGGTGCTTGCAGATGTGGCACCACGACAGTTCCCTCTGGTCCCCAAGCCAGGGATGGAgccccagggtgctggcagcGAGGAGGAAACATTCGACATACGGACTTCAATCTACCGGCTCCAGGCTACCATGCGGCTTGAGGCCAGTGAAAACCGTGTAAAACTCAGCTCCGACATTTGCGAGAGGCATGTTGTCCTCTCTCAGTGGACAGAtaccagagagagagaggagatggCAGCAGGCTCAGCCATGCCACCCCCCAAACCTCCGAGGTGgtttgcagctgcaggaggcagaggggatgatgatgatgatgaggatGCTTGTGACCCACAACTGAGGCAGCAAGGCAGCGAGGAACGACGGGAAGACACAGAAGGCCCCAAGGCAGACACGGAGGTGCCGAGGAGCCATCTGAGCAGTGAGCCCTCTGTCCCAGTGTCTCCCAACCCACCTGCACTGGGAGTAGACATAGCTGAAACCAGGAGCGAGTTCCCAGTCTCTAAGGATGCTGAATCTGCTGCTACGGACTCAGCAGCTAATTTGGAGGTGGCAGCTGACAAGGTGGCAAAAGGGGACACTTCTCTGGGGGAAGACCAGTCAGAGATGAATGAGATGGATGTGGCTGAGCAGTTTGAGACTTGCCCATCGAAGTTCTTCCTAGACGGATTAGGCCAGTCAGGTGCTAAGGAGAGCTGGAGCCAGCCAGGTTTATCCCCTCTGATGGGGGCCACAGACAGTGCTGACTGGGACATGGCCTCCAAGCAGGAGCTGTTCCCTGAGGAGCTCAGGATGTCAGGACTAAACCAACCTTCCAAGCTAGACTTGGGTCAGTCGGAAATCTTCTGGACGGCTCTggaagagcaggaggcagcCGGTCACCCTGTGGGTGTTGGCTCGGCGGTGCGACCCCAAAGGTTAGCGCATGGGGAGAGTCCACCCCAGCTGGAGCCGGCATGGGATGATGGTGAGAGGCGGCACGAGCCAGTGGCTGGTCCCACCAGGCAAGCAGGAGGCCAGCCTGAGCCTTTTGCCTCCATGGCAGTGGTCAGCCCTCcccaggaggcagagcagggcagaccCCCAGCCAGTGAGCCCGAGGGGCCATTGCACCAGTTCTCAGCAGACAGCAGGATAGACTTCAAGAAGGCTGATTTCTGGAAGCCAGATAGGGTGGAGGAGAGGCACAAGCAAGACGCTTCAGCCTCCAGAAATCCCTTTGCTCCAGCACTCAGCCCAAATACCCCAAGCAATCCCTTTGTGGAGAAGGCACCAGACCCTCTCCCTGTTGAAGCTGTGCTGCCCAAAAAGCTTGATCAGGGCGGCTTCAGCTTCACCAACCTCCACGAGGAAGCCCTTGGGCAAGGCTTCCAGTCCACTAACCTTCCCGGGGACCCGCTAAGCAAGCCTCCTTTCCTGCATGTGAACCAGCCCTTGGCCTTCTCCACCCCTTTCCTTGTGGCTGCAACTAACCCTAAACAGTTTGATTTCCCTTCCCCTGTTGCGTGCCCCGCGAGCAGTGGGGTCCCTGCCGCGACCAGCCGCgcagctgcccagccctgccctttGCCGCAGTCCGGTGACACACAAGCTTCAGCGCTCGTGGTTTTGCCCAGGGAGACACAGCCAGCTGAGAAGCCCTTTTTCCAGCAGACAACCAG TCCTCACCCAGTGAAACCCATCACTGCTGCGGTGCAAGAGGTCTCCAGtgagaagaagcagcagcacaggtcCAGCCTGACGACTGCTCTGAGCAATGGCCTGGAGAAGCTGAAGACTGTCACCACAAGCAGTGTCCAGCCTGTGGCCCTGTCCTCTCAGCCGGAGAAAACAGACTCAAAGAAGTTAAAG GATCCCACCATACTGGACCAGTCAGCCAAGTATTATCACTTGACCCATGATGAACTcatccagctcctgctgcagagagagaaggagcTGAGCAAGAAGGAGGAGCACATCCATGAACTAGAGAACTACATTGACCAGCTGCTGGTACGCATCATGGAACAGTCTCCCACGCTCCTCCAGATCCCGCTGGGGGAAAGCAAGACCAAGTAA